A genomic stretch from Terriglobus sp. RCC_193 includes:
- the ilvD gene encoding dihydroxy-acid dehydratase, whose amino-acid sequence MSNELDPGKRNSVILTEGPNRAAARSYFRSVGFSKEDLHKPIIGIANTWTEVGPCNFHLRQVSEAVKQGIREAGGTPMEFNTITVHDGITMGTEGMKASLVSREVIADSIELVARANSFDGLVCIAGCDKNMPAAIMALGRLDIPGLMLYGGSIAPGKLPQPDGTVKEITILSVFEAIGSHAAGTINDDQLEAVEAAACPGPGACGGQFTANTMAMAGEFLGISPIQITGVPAMSPEKAAASREAGRLVMDLARKNLKPSQIVTRKAIEDAYAAVCASGGSTNAVLHLLAIAHEYKIPFTIDDFNAINERTPHICDLSPGGKYAAKDYQDAGGSRVLAQRLLDAGLIDGNNITVTGKSIREEAKAAHETPGQPVIYPIDKPLKETGGLVILKGNLAPEGCVIKVAGHNRLFHQGPARIFDREDDCFAAVERGEIKPNDVCVIRYEGPKGGPGMREMLAVTAAIKGIPELSETVALLTDGRFSGATRGLMAGHVAPEAYDAGPIAFVQEGDLITFDINNRQLRVEISDEELAKRKAGFKEPEPRYKRGVFSKYANTVSSASLGAVTN is encoded by the coding sequence TTGAGCAACGAACTCGATCCCGGCAAACGTAATTCCGTCATCCTTACCGAAGGACCAAATCGCGCGGCTGCGCGCAGCTATTTCCGTTCCGTTGGTTTTTCCAAGGAAGACCTGCATAAGCCCATCATCGGTATTGCCAACACGTGGACCGAAGTAGGTCCGTGTAACTTTCACCTGCGTCAGGTGTCTGAGGCCGTAAAGCAAGGCATTCGCGAAGCAGGCGGCACACCGATGGAGTTCAACACCATCACCGTGCATGACGGCATCACCATGGGCACTGAGGGCATGAAGGCTTCGCTGGTGTCGCGTGAAGTCATCGCCGACTCCATTGAACTCGTTGCGCGCGCCAATAGCTTTGATGGTCTGGTTTGCATTGCGGGCTGCGATAAGAACATGCCCGCCGCCATCATGGCGCTGGGACGCCTCGACATTCCCGGCCTCATGCTCTACGGCGGTAGCATTGCACCGGGCAAGCTGCCGCAGCCGGATGGCACGGTGAAGGAAATCACCATTCTCAGCGTGTTTGAAGCCATCGGCTCGCACGCTGCTGGCACCATTAACGACGATCAGCTCGAAGCTGTAGAAGCTGCTGCATGTCCCGGCCCCGGCGCCTGCGGTGGACAGTTCACTGCAAACACCATGGCGATGGCTGGCGAATTTCTCGGCATCTCGCCGATCCAGATCACGGGGGTTCCTGCGATGTCGCCGGAGAAGGCTGCGGCCTCGCGTGAAGCCGGACGTCTGGTGATGGATCTGGCACGCAAGAACCTGAAGCCTTCGCAGATTGTGACGCGCAAGGCGATTGAAGATGCCTATGCCGCAGTCTGCGCCAGCGGTGGCAGCACCAATGCTGTGCTGCATCTGCTGGCCATTGCGCACGAGTACAAGATCCCCTTCACCATTGATGACTTCAACGCCATCAACGAGCGCACACCGCACATCTGCGATCTGTCGCCCGGCGGCAAGTATGCCGCAAAGGATTACCAGGATGCAGGCGGCTCGCGCGTGCTGGCACAGCGACTGCTGGATGCCGGTTTGATTGACGGCAACAACATCACCGTGACCGGCAAGTCGATCCGCGAGGAAGCGAAGGCCGCCCATGAAACACCGGGCCAGCCTGTGATCTATCCCATTGACAAGCCTCTCAAGGAAACTGGCGGTCTGGTCATCCTGAAGGGCAATCTTGCTCCTGAAGGTTGCGTGATCAAAGTGGCAGGCCACAATCGTCTCTTCCATCAGGGCCCGGCACGCATCTTTGATCGTGAAGATGATTGCTTCGCTGCGGTGGAGCGTGGCGAAATCAAGCCGAACGATGTCTGCGTGATTCGCTACGAAGGTCCGAAGGGCGGACCGGGCATGCGTGAAATGCTCGCCGTGACTGCCGCGATCAAGGGTATTCCAGAACTAAGCGAAACCGTTGCGCTGCTGACCGATGGACGTTTCTCTGGCGCGACACGCGGCCTGATGGCAGGACACGTTGCTCCGGAAGCTTATGATGCCGGCCCCATTGCGTTTGTGCAGGAAGGCGACCTGATCACGTTCGACATCAATAATCGGCAGCTTCGAGTTGAGATTAGCGATGAAGAACTGGCAAAGCGCAAGGCAGGTTTCAAGGAGCCTGAACCACGTTACAAGCGCGGCGTCTTTTCCAAGTATGCCAACACGGTAAGCTCGGCCAGCCTTGGCGCCGTGACGAATTAG
- the leuD gene encoding 3-isopropylmalate dehydratase small subunit — protein MEPINVLTSKAVPLPLPNIDTDQIIPKQFLKRIERTGYGDFLFYDWRYNLDVPDDVSPNKNFVLNKPEHQGAQILIAEKNFGCGSSREHAAWAIFQYGFRAVIAPTFADIFYSNAGKNGIILVRLSEEDVTALMTHCTEDPNNKVTVNLEAQTVTDEHGFSAHFDIAPFRKYCLLNGLDDIGLTLRHVDALNDFEAKHDNEFWSAPKTSAA, from the coding sequence ATGGAGCCGATCAATGTACTTACCAGCAAGGCCGTACCGTTGCCGCTGCCGAACATCGACACGGACCAGATTATTCCGAAGCAGTTCCTGAAGCGCATTGAACGAACAGGCTATGGCGACTTCCTGTTCTATGACTGGCGTTACAACCTGGACGTTCCTGATGATGTTTCGCCGAATAAGAACTTTGTGCTGAACAAACCAGAGCACCAAGGTGCGCAGATTCTGATTGCGGAGAAGAACTTCGGCTGCGGTTCGTCGCGCGAACATGCTGCATGGGCCATCTTCCAATACGGCTTTCGCGCTGTGATTGCACCCACTTTCGCAGACATTTTCTATTCCAACGCGGGCAAAAACGGCATCATCCTGGTACGCCTGAGCGAAGAAGATGTGACCGCGCTGATGACGCATTGCACGGAAGACCCCAACAACAAGGTCACAGTGAATCTGGAAGCACAGACGGTCACGGACGAGCATGGCTTCTCTGCACACTTTGACATTGCCCCCTTCCGCAAGTATTGCCTGCTGAATGGACTCGATGACATTGGTCTGACACTGCGTCACGTGGATGCGCTGAACGACTTTGAAGCAAAGCACGATAACGAATTCTGGTCCGCGCCGAAAACTTCCGCTGCATAG